A single region of the Streptococcus macedonicus ACA-DC 198 genome encodes:
- the dapA gene encoding Dihydrodipicolinate synthase, with amino-acid sequence MAIEDLRNVKIITAMITPFNADGSINFDALPKLVEHLLAHHTDGILLAGTTAESPTLTHDEELELFAAVQKIVNGRVPLIAGVGTNDTRDSIEFAREVAAFGGFAAGLAIVPYYNKPSQEGMYQHFKAIADASELPIIIYNIPGRVVVEMIPETMLRLAEHPNIIGVKECTSLANMAYLIEHKPDDFLIYTGEDGDAFHAMNLGADGVISVASHVNGDEMHEMLTAIENSDIKKAAAIQRQFIPKVNALFSYPSPAPVKAVLNYLGFETGPLRLPLVSCPPEDAKRIIDVVIDGDVEATKETVTGVLRPDY; translated from the coding sequence ATGGCTATTGAAGATTTAAGAAATGTAAAAATCATCACTGCGATGATTACCCCATTTAATGCCGACGGATCAATTAATTTTGATGCTCTGCCAAAACTTGTTGAACATTTGCTTGCTCACCACACTGACGGAATCTTGTTAGCGGGAACAACTGCTGAAAGTCCAACACTAACCCATGATGAAGAATTAGAGCTTTTCGCTGCTGTTCAGAAAATCGTTAATGGTCGTGTGCCGTTAATCGCTGGTGTTGGTACAAATGACACACGTGATTCTATCGAATTTGCGCGTGAAGTTGCTGCATTTGGTGGTTTTGCTGCTGGTCTTGCTATTGTTCCTTATTATAACAAACCATCTCAAGAAGGTATGTATCAACATTTTAAAGCAATTGCCGATGCGAGCGAGCTTCCAATTATCATTTATAATATTCCTGGTCGTGTTGTTGTTGAAATGATACCAGAAACCATGTTGCGTTTGGCTGAACACCCAAATATTATTGGTGTGAAAGAATGTACAAGCCTTGCTAATATGGCTTACCTTATCGAGCACAAGCCTGATGATTTCTTGATTTATACAGGTGAGGACGGTGATGCCTTTCATGCGATGAATCTTGGGGCTGACGGTGTTATTTCTGTTGCCTCTCACGTTAACGGTGACGAAATGCACGAAATGCTTACAGCGATTGAAAACAGCGATATTAAAAAAGCAGCAGCTATTCAACGTCAATTCATTCCGAAAGTCAATGCATTATTCTCTTATCCTAGTCCTGCACCAGTCAAAGCGGTGTTAAATTACCTTGGATTTGAAACTGGTCCATTGCGTTTACCATTGGTATCATGCCCACCAGAAGATGCGAAACGCATTATCGACGTTGTCATTGACGGTGATGTTGAAGCTACCAAAGAAACAGTCACAGGCGTTTTACGTCCAGATTATTAA
- the asd gene encoding Aspartate-semialdehyde dehydrogenase has protein sequence MGYTVAVVGATGAVGTRMIQQLEQSTLPIDKVRLLSSSRSAGKVLKYKGQDVTVELTTEDSFEGVDIALFSAGGSVSAKFAPYAVKAGAVVVDNTSYFRQNPDVPLIVPEVNAHALDAHNGIIACPNCSTIQMMVALEPVRQKWGLSRIIVSTYQAVSGAGQSAINETIREIKEVVNDGAEPKDVHADILPCGGDKKHFPIAFNALAQIDVFTDNDYTYEEMKMTNETKKIMEKPDLPVSATCVRVPVLFSHSESVYIETKEVAPIEEVKAAIAAFPGAVLEDDVANQVYPQAANAVGKRETFVGRIRKDLDVENGIHMWVVSDNLLKGAAWNSVQIAETLHERGLVHPTKELKFELK, from the coding sequence ATGGGCTATACAGTCGCTGTCGTTGGTGCCACAGGCGCCGTTGGAACTCGCATGATTCAACAATTAGAACAATCAACACTCCCTATTGACAAAGTACGTCTTTTGTCATCTTCACGTTCTGCTGGAAAAGTATTGAAGTATAAGGGACAAGATGTTACTGTTGAATTGACAACCGAAGATTCATTTGAAGGCGTTGATATTGCTCTTTTCTCTGCAGGTGGTTCTGTGTCAGCAAAATTCGCTCCATATGCTGTTAAAGCAGGAGCAGTTGTTGTCGATAACACATCATATTTCCGTCAAAATCCAGATGTGCCACTTATCGTACCTGAAGTCAATGCTCACGCTTTGGATGCTCACAACGGTATCATTGCTTGTCCTAACTGTTCAACTATCCAAATGATGGTTGCTTTGGAACCTGTCCGCCAAAAATGGGGCTTGAGCCGTATTATCGTCTCAACATACCAAGCTGTATCTGGTGCAGGTCAATCAGCTATTAACGAAACTATTCGTGAAATCAAAGAAGTAGTCAATGACGGTGCTGAACCAAAAGATGTTCACGCTGATATTTTGCCATGTGGTGGTGATAAGAAACACTTCCCAATCGCATTTAACGCTCTTGCGCAAATTGATGTCTTTACTGACAATGACTACACTTACGAAGAAATGAAAATGACAAACGAAACGAAGAAAATCATGGAAAAACCAGACCTTCCAGTTTCTGCAACTTGTGTTCGTGTGCCAGTTCTTTTCTCCCATTCCGAATCTGTTTACATCGAAACAAAAGAAGTAGCACCAATTGAAGAAGTTAAAGCGGCAATTGCCGCCTTCCCAGGAGCTGTCCTTGAAGATGATGTTGCTAATCAAGTTTACCCACAAGCTGCTAATGCTGTTGGCAAACGCGAAACATTCGTTGGTCGTATCCGTAAAGACTTAGACGTTGAAAATGGTATCCATATGTGGGTTGTTTCAGACAACCTTCTTAAAGGTGCAGCATGGAATTCTGTTCAAATTGCTGAAACTCTCCATGAACGTGGTCTTGTACACCCAACTAAAGAACTTAAATTTGAACTCAAATAA
- the cls gene encoding Cardiolipin synthetase, producing the protein MIIENKNKDKAMRLLDKSRRSFLRGIFSRTTVISVLLILQLFFLIASFAWLNQYRIWMEIIERALAITAVLYLVNSEMDALSRVTWLILVMIAPLLGSLFLIYTKIDWGYRGLMQQMNKLVDSSAKYLPDNQEILKVLKGNTSTTYHLVQYFHRSRGNFPAYQNTEVTYFPVGEAFFEELKKQLLKAEKYIFMEFFIIAEGLMWGEILSILEQKVKEGVEVRVLYDGMVEFSTLSFDYKQRLKKLGIQAKVFSPISPFISTYYNYRDHRKIIVIDGKVGFTGGVNLADEYINKLERFGHWKDTAIMLEGEAVNSFVVLFLQMWSVTEKELVIEPYLVEHDKSRRANGYVIPYGDSPLDTDKVGENVYIDILNHARDYVYIMTPYLILDSEMEHAICFAAERGVDVRIIMPGIPDKPIPYALAKTYFSKLMRSGVKIYLYKPGFVHAKVFISDDSKAVVGTINLDYRSLYHHFECATYMYKVDAIPDIYKDCLQTLKDCKRVTPEMVNNRPAHEKLIGLLVKTIAPLM; encoded by the coding sequence ATGATTATCGAAAATAAAAACAAAGATAAAGCTATGCGCTTGTTGGACAAGAGCCGACGTAGTTTTCTTCGAGGGATTTTTAGTCGAACAACCGTTATTTCTGTTCTCTTGATACTGCAACTATTTTTCTTGATAGCTTCCTTTGCTTGGCTTAATCAATACCGCATTTGGATGGAAATTATCGAGCGTGCTTTGGCTATTACAGCTGTTCTGTATTTGGTAAATAGTGAAATGGATGCTCTCTCGCGCGTCACATGGCTGATTTTGGTTATGATTGCGCCATTATTGGGGTCACTTTTTCTCATTTACACCAAAATCGACTGGGGCTATCGTGGACTCATGCAACAAATGAACAAATTGGTTGATAGCAGTGCTAAATATTTGCCAGACAATCAAGAGATTTTGAAAGTTTTAAAAGGTAACACATCGACGACCTATCATTTGGTACAATATTTTCACCGCAGCCGTGGAAATTTCCCAGCTTATCAAAATACAGAGGTCACTTATTTTCCGGTTGGCGAAGCTTTTTTTGAAGAATTAAAAAAACAGCTACTTAAAGCCGAAAAGTACATTTTTATGGAATTTTTCATCATCGCTGAAGGACTTATGTGGGGGGAAATTCTTAGTATTCTCGAGCAAAAAGTGAAAGAAGGCGTTGAAGTTCGTGTTCTTTATGACGGCATGGTTGAATTTTCAACCTTGTCTTTTGACTACAAACAACGTTTGAAAAAACTAGGAATTCAAGCCAAGGTATTTTCACCGATTTCACCATTTATCTCGACTTATTATAATTACCGTGACCACCGAAAAATCATTGTTATCGACGGTAAAGTTGGCTTCACAGGTGGCGTGAATTTGGCAGATGAATACATTAATAAATTAGAACGTTTTGGTCATTGGAAAGATACTGCAATCATGCTTGAGGGCGAAGCTGTTAACAGTTTTGTCGTGCTTTTCTTGCAAATGTGGTCTGTAACCGAAAAAGAATTGGTTATTGAACCTTATCTAGTTGAACATGATAAGTCAAGGCGTGCCAACGGCTATGTCATTCCTTATGGGGATTCTCCTTTGGATACCGATAAAGTAGGAGAAAATGTTTATATCGACATCCTCAACCACGCTAGAGATTACGTTTATATCATGACACCTTACCTAATTTTAGATAGTGAAATGGAGCATGCTATCTGCTTTGCGGCTGAACGTGGTGTAGATGTCCGAATTATTATGCCAGGAATTCCTGACAAACCAATTCCATATGCTCTAGCTAAGACTTATTTCAGCAAACTCATGCGCTCTGGTGTTAAAATTTACCTTTATAAACCAGGTTTTGTTCATGCTAAAGTCTTTATTAGCGATGATAGCAAGGCTGTTGTTGGGACAATTAACCTTGATTACCGTAGTTTGTATCACCATTTTGAATGCGCTACCTATATGTACAAAGTTGATGCCATTCCAGATATTTATAAGGACTGTTTGCAAACCCTAAAAGACTGCAAACGCGTTACCCCTGAAATGGTTAACAACCGCCCAGCACACGAAAAACTCATCGGACTCCTTGTCAAAACCATCGCACCGTTGATGTAG
- the fhs gene encoding Formate--tetrahydrofolate ligase: protein MKSDIEIAQSVELKPITEVVEKVGITFDDIELYGKYKAKLSFDKIKSVQENKPGKLVLVTAINPTPAGEGKSTMSIGLADALNKIGKKTMLALREPSLGPVMGIKGGAAGGGYAQVLPMEDINLHFTGDMHAITTANNALSAIIDNHLHQGNELGIDQRRIIWKRVVDLNDRALRHVTIGLGSPVNGIPREDGFDITVASEVMAILCLATDINDLKERLANIVVAYRYDRTPVYVRDLKVEGALTLILKDAIKPNLVQTIYGTPAFVHGGPFANIAHGCNSVLATATALRLADYTITEAGFGADLGAEKFLDIKTPNLPTTPDAVVIVATIRALKMHGGVAKTDLGEENVEAVRTGFANLKRHVKNVRKFGVPAVVAINEFVADTEAEIAALKELCAEIDVPVELASVWANGADGGIDLANAVVNAVENGNADYKRLYSDEDSLEEKVTKIVTEIYGGDKVIFGKKAKTQLKQFAQFGWDKLPVCMAKTQYSFSDNQALLGAPEDFDITIREFVPKTGAGFIVALTGDVMTMPGLPKKPAALNMDVAEDGTAIGLF from the coding sequence GTGAAATCTGATATCGAAATTGCACAAAGTGTCGAACTCAAACCAATCACAGAAGTTGTTGAAAAAGTCGGTATTACATTTGATGATATTGAACTTTATGGTAAATACAAAGCCAAATTATCTTTCGATAAAATCAAATCTGTTCAAGAAAACAAACCAGGTAAATTGGTTCTTGTAACAGCGATTAACCCAACACCAGCAGGTGAAGGAAAATCAACAATGTCAATCGGTCTTGCTGATGCTTTAAATAAAATCGGCAAAAAAACTATGCTTGCTTTGCGTGAACCATCTCTTGGTCCTGTCATGGGAATCAAAGGTGGAGCAGCAGGTGGTGGTTACGCCCAAGTTCTTCCAATGGAAGATATTAATCTCCACTTTACGGGTGATATGCATGCGATTACGACGGCAAACAATGCCCTTTCAGCAATTATCGATAATCACCTTCATCAAGGAAACGAGCTTGGCATTGACCAACGTCGTATTATTTGGAAACGTGTTGTTGACCTCAATGACCGCGCCCTTCGTCATGTCACAATCGGTCTTGGCAGCCCTGTTAACGGTATTCCACGTGAAGACGGCTTTGACATCACTGTTGCCTCAGAAGTCATGGCAATCTTGTGCTTAGCAACTGATATCAACGATTTGAAAGAACGTTTGGCAAATATCGTGGTTGCTTACCGTTATGACCGTACACCAGTTTACGTTCGTGACCTTAAAGTCGAAGGTGCTTTGACACTTATCCTTAAAGATGCTATCAAACCAAACCTTGTGCAAACGATCTACGGAACACCAGCTTTTGTTCATGGCGGACCATTTGCCAACATTGCTCATGGTTGTAACTCAGTTCTTGCAACAGCAACAGCGCTTCGCTTAGCTGATTACACAATCACAGAAGCAGGGTTTGGTGCTGACCTTGGTGCTGAAAAATTCCTTGATATCAAAACACCAAATCTTCCAACAACACCAGATGCGGTTGTTATTGTTGCTACAATTCGTGCCCTTAAAATGCATGGTGGCGTAGCTAAAACAGATCTTGGTGAAGAAAATGTTGAAGCGGTTCGCACTGGATTTGCTAACCTTAAACGTCACGTTAAAAATGTTCGTAAATTTGGCGTACCAGCAGTCGTAGCAATCAATGAATTTGTCGCAGATACTGAAGCTGAAATTGCTGCGCTTAAAGAACTTTGCGCTGAAATCGACGTTCCAGTAGAACTTGCTAGCGTTTGGGCAAATGGTGCTGATGGCGGTATCGACCTTGCCAATGCTGTTGTTAATGCTGTTGAAAATGGTAATGCCGATTATAAACGCCTTTATTCAGACGAAGATTCTCTTGAAGAAAAAGTTACTAAGATTGTGACTGAAATCTATGGCGGTGACAAAGTTATCTTTGGCAAGAAAGCCAAAACACAATTGAAACAATTTGCCCAATTCGGCTGGGATAAATTGCCAGTTTGTATGGCTAAAACACAATACAGCTTCTCTGATAACCAAGCACTCCTCGGAGCACCAGAAGACTTTGATATCACAATCCGCGAATTTGTACCAAAAACTGGTGCAGGCTTCATTGTCGCTCTCACAGGTGATGTGATGACAATGCCTGGTTTACCTAAAAAACCAGCTGCACTTAACATGGACGTTGCTGAAGACGGTACAGCTATCGGATTATTCTAA
- a CDS encoding Phosphopantothenoylcysteine synthetase produces the protein MKILITSGGTTEKIDSVRGITNHATGSLGKYITEIFLENGHEVTLVTTKGAVKTQKQPNLTTYIVSNVDSLVETLEPLVKAHDVFIHSMAVSDYTPVYMTDLDEVENAEHISDLLTQQNTESKISSKADYQVLFLKKTPKVISLVKTWNPDIMLIGFKLLANVSKDELFAVARTSLKKNKAHYIVANDLNEINGTQHHAYLLSENDVTEAKTKSELAKLIFEKVTNHD, from the coding sequence ATGAAAATCTTAATCACATCTGGTGGAACAACCGAAAAAATAGATTCTGTTCGTGGTATTACTAATCACGCAACAGGAAGTTTAGGAAAATACATTACAGAAATATTTTTAGAAAATGGACACGAGGTAACTTTAGTAACAACCAAAGGAGCTGTCAAAACACAAAAACAACCAAATTTGACAACCTATATCGTCTCAAATGTTGACAGTTTGGTTGAAACTTTAGAGCCACTTGTCAAAGCACATGACGTTTTTATTCATAGCATGGCTGTGTCTGATTACACTCCTGTCTATATGACTGATTTAGATGAGGTTGAAAATGCCGAGCATATTTCAGATTTGCTGACACAGCAAAATACCGAATCAAAAATTTCATCTAAGGCAGACTATCAAGTGCTCTTTTTAAAGAAAACACCGAAGGTTATCAGTTTGGTCAAAACATGGAATCCTGACATCATGCTGATTGGCTTTAAATTGTTGGCTAACGTCAGCAAGGATGAATTGTTTGCGGTGGCGCGTACTAGTTTGAAGAAAAATAAAGCACACTATATCGTCGCCAATGATTTAAATGAAATCAACGGAACACAGCACCACGCTTATTTGCTCAGTGAAAACGACGTAACCGAAGCCAAAACAAAATCTGAGCTGGCTAAATTAATTTTTGAAAAGGTGACAAATCATGACTAA
- a CDS encoding Phosphopantothenoylcysteine decarboxylase, translating into MTKTIVLAVSGSISAYKAADLSNQLTKLGYQVHVLMTEAATQFITPLTLQVLSKNPVHLDVMKEDDPKVVNHIELAKQADLFVVAPSSANTIAKLAHGIADNIVTATALALPTGTPKLIAPAMNTKMYDNPLMQRNLQILQEVGYQEIEPRSSMLACGDVGRGALAELDAIIQKIQDTIEN; encoded by the coding sequence ATGACTAAAACAATCGTACTGGCTGTTTCAGGGAGCATTTCTGCCTATAAAGCAGCTGATTTAAGCAATCAGTTAACCAAATTAGGGTATCAAGTGCATGTTTTAATGACTGAAGCTGCAACGCAATTTATAACGCCACTAACATTACAAGTTTTATCAAAAAATCCTGTTCATCTTGATGTTATGAAAGAAGATGACCCAAAAGTTGTTAATCATATTGAACTAGCAAAACAAGCCGACTTATTCGTAGTTGCTCCTTCTTCTGCTAATACAATTGCTAAATTAGCTCATGGTATCGCAGATAATATTGTCACAGCAACTGCGCTAGCTTTGCCGACAGGTACTCCAAAATTAATTGCGCCAGCTATGAATACCAAGATGTATGACAATCCGTTAATGCAACGCAATTTACAAATCTTGCAAGAAGTCGGTTATCAAGAAATTGAACCGCGTTCAAGTATGCTTGCCTGCGGTGATGTTGGACGTGGTGCTCTTGCTGAATTAGACGCTATCATTCAAAAAATTCAAGACACCATTGAGAATTAA
- a CDS encoding Substrate-specific component PanT of predicted pantothenate ECF transporter — protein MKKNKAATNVAIIAIFFAIMLVINFLTSLVFNLWPVPIKPTLVHVPVIIASIIYGPRIGAILGGLMGIMSVTVNTLTLLPTSYLFSPFVENGNFASLIIALVPRILIGITPYFVYKWLHNRTGLVIAGAIGSMTNTIFVLGGIFLLFSNVYNGNIQALLAVVFGTNAIAEMIISAILTLALVPSLQKIKN, from the coding sequence ATGAAAAAAAATAAAGCAGCAACCAATGTTGCTATTATTGCTATCTTCTTTGCTATTATGCTTGTGATAAATTTTCTAACAAGCTTAGTATTTAACCTTTGGCCTGTTCCAATCAAGCCTACGCTTGTGCATGTTCCAGTTATTATCGCTTCTATTATCTATGGACCACGAATTGGTGCTATCCTAGGTGGATTAATGGGGATTATGAGTGTTACCGTAAACACTCTGACATTGTTACCAACAAGTTATCTCTTTTCTCCATTTGTTGAAAACGGGAATTTTGCTTCGCTAATCATTGCTCTTGTTCCACGTATTCTAATCGGTATAACACCTTATTTTGTTTATAAATGGTTACATAATAGAACTGGACTCGTTATCGCTGGTGCGATTGGTTCGATGACAAATACCATTTTCGTTTTAGGAGGCATTTTCCTACTTTTCTCAAACGTTTATAACGGAAATATCCAAGCTCTGCTTGCTGTTGTTTTTGGAACAAATGCTATCGCTGAAATGATTATTTCTGCCATTTTAACACTTGCACTTGTTCCAAGTTTACAAAAAATTAAAAATTAA
- the pgcA gene encoding Phosphoglucomutase, producing MTYTENYQKWLDFAELPDYLREELVAMDEKTKEDAFYTNLEFGTAGMRGIIGAGTNRINIYVVRQATEGLAKLIETKGEDVKKRGVAIAYDSRHFSPEFAFESAQVLAKHGIKAYVFESLRPTPELSFAVRYLGTFAGIMVTASHNPSSFNGYKVYGEDGGQMPPADADALTDFIRAIEDPFAIELADLEESKTSGLIEVIGEAVDAEYLKEVKDVNINQKLIDEYGKDMKIVYTPLHGTGEMLARRALAQASFDSVQVVEAQAVPDPDFSTVKSPNPENQEAFALAEELGRKIDADVLVATDPDADRLGVEIRQADGSYRNLSGNQIGAIIAKYILEAHKTAGTLPENAALAKSIVSTELVTKIAESYGATMFNVLTGFKFIAEKIQEFEEKHNHTYMFGFEESFGYLIKPFVRDKDAIQAVLIVAEIAAYYRSRGLTLADGIEEIYKEYGYFAEKTISVTLSGVDGAAEIKKIMDKFRDNAPAQFNTTDIVKTEDFLAQTVTSANGIEKLTTPPSNVLKYTLADDSWIAVRPSGTEPKIKFYIATVGKDLADAEAKIANIEKEINDFIK from the coding sequence ATGACTTACACTGAAAACTATCAAAAATGGCTTGACTTTGCGGAACTGCCTGACTATCTCCGCGAAGAATTAGTAGCCATGGATGAGAAGACCAAAGAAGACGCCTTCTACACAAACCTTGAGTTTGGTACTGCAGGTATGCGTGGTATCATTGGTGCTGGTACTAACCGCATTAACATCTATGTTGTCCGCCAAGCAACTGAAGGTTTGGCAAAACTCATTGAAACCAAAGGTGAAGACGTTAAAAAACGTGGTGTTGCGATTGCTTACGATTCTCGCCACTTCTCACCAGAATTCGCATTTGAATCTGCTCAAGTTTTAGCAAAACATGGTATTAAAGCTTATGTCTTTGAATCACTTCGTCCAACACCAGAACTATCATTTGCAGTTCGTTATCTTGGCACATTTGCAGGTATCATGGTAACTGCCAGTCATAATCCATCTTCATTTAACGGTTACAAAGTTTATGGTGAAGACGGTGGACAAATGCCACCAGCTGACGCTGATGCTTTGACTGACTTTATCCGTGCTATCGAAGATCCATTTGCTATCGAATTGGCTGACCTTGAAGAAAGCAAGACTTCTGGTCTTATCGAAGTTATCGGTGAAGCTGTCGATGCTGAATACCTTAAAGAAGTTAAAGATGTAAACATCAACCAAAAATTGATTGATGAGTACGGTAAAGACATGAAGATTGTTTACACACCACTTCATGGTACTGGTGAAATGCTTGCTCGTCGCGCACTTGCTCAAGCTAGTTTTGATTCAGTTCAAGTTGTTGAAGCTCAAGCTGTTCCAGACCCAGATTTCTCTACTGTAAAATCTCCAAACCCAGAAAACCAAGAAGCTTTTGCTCTTGCTGAAGAACTTGGTCGCAAAATTGACGCTGACGTTCTTGTCGCAACTGACCCAGACGCTGATCGTCTCGGTGTTGAAATTCGTCAAGCAGACGGTTCATACCGTAACCTTTCTGGTAACCAAATCGGTGCTATCATCGCTAAATACATTCTTGAGGCTCACAAAACTGCTGGAACTCTTCCAGAAAATGCGGCTTTGGCAAAATCAATCGTTTCAACTGAATTAGTAACAAAAATCGCTGAAAGCTACGGCGCTACAATGTTTAATGTCTTGACTGGTTTCAAATTTATCGCTGAAAAAATTCAAGAATTTGAAGAAAAACATAATCATACTTACATGTTTGGTTTCGAAGAAAGCTTCGGTTACCTCATTAAACCATTCGTACGCGATAAAGATGCCATTCAAGCTGTTCTTATCGTTGCTGAAATCGCAGCTTACTATCGCTCACGTGGTTTGACATTAGCTGACGGTATTGAAGAAATCTACAAAGAATACGGATACTTCGCAGAAAAAACAATCTCAGTTACGCTTAGCGGTGTTGATGGAGCTGCTGAAATCAAGAAAATCATGGATAAGTTCCGTGACAACGCTCCTGCACAATTCAACACAACTGACATTGTAAAAACGGAAGACTTCTTGGCTCAAACAGTTACAAGTGCAAACGGCATTGAAAAATTGACAACTCCACCAAGCAATGTATTGAAATACACACTTGCAGACGATTCTTGGATTGCGGTTCGCCCTTCAGGTACTGAACCAAAAATCAAATTCTATATCGCTACAGTTGGTAAAGATTTAGCTGATGCAGAAGCTAAAATTGCTAATATCGAAAAAGAAATCAACGATTTCATTAAATAA
- a CDS encoding Mn2+ and Fe2+ transporters of the NRAMP family, whose translation MTENIEQQSNWRTKLKALGPGILMASAAVGGSHIVSSTQAGAIYGWQLALVILLINIFKYPFFRFGSQYTMENDKSLIEGYAEKGKGWLAIFFVLNIFSAIVNTAGVGILCAAILYNIFPNGFGLSISQLTTIIIVIIWAMLLIGGYKFLDSLAKWVMTALTIATVVAVVIALFKHSEYAPNFEAPTPWRMAALPFIVSLMGWMPCPIEISAISSMWSVEKRKQVKMSEADAIFDFNTGYIGTAILALIFCALGTLIQFGSGEEVQSASAAYIAQFVNMYASVLGEWSRFLITLIAFLCIFGTVITVIDGYSRANNEALRLLLDKKEASQKTLYGWMTLTAVIGLVIVYLFAGNVATMLRFAMIASFITTPFFAYLNYSLVNNKEHQVKPWLKRLSIIGLVYLFGFALFFIIAWLTGNI comes from the coding sequence ATGACTGAAAATATAGAACAACAATCGAATTGGCGAACTAAGCTAAAAGCTCTTGGTCCAGGTATCTTGATGGCCTCTGCCGCGGTTGGCGGCTCACATATTGTATCTTCTACTCAAGCAGGAGCTATCTATGGCTGGCAATTAGCGCTAGTGATTCTTCTCATCAATATTTTCAAGTACCCATTTTTCCGTTTTGGGTCACAATATACCATGGAAAATGACAAGAGTTTGATTGAAGGATATGCTGAAAAAGGTAAAGGTTGGTTAGCGATTTTCTTTGTTTTGAATATTTTCTCAGCTATCGTTAACACAGCAGGGGTTGGTATTCTTTGTGCAGCTATTCTTTACAACATTTTTCCAAATGGATTTGGGCTAAGCATTTCTCAATTAACAACAATTATCATCGTGATTATTTGGGCAATGTTGTTGATTGGTGGTTACAAATTTCTTGATTCGTTAGCAAAATGGGTCATGACAGCCTTGACAATTGCGACTGTTGTAGCTGTGGTTATTGCTCTATTTAAACACTCTGAATACGCACCAAATTTTGAAGCTCCTACGCCTTGGCGTATGGCAGCTCTGCCATTTATTGTATCATTGATGGGTTGGATGCCTTGTCCGATTGAAATTTCAGCAATCAGCTCAATGTGGTCTGTCGAAAAGCGCAAACAAGTCAAAATGTCAGAAGCAGATGCTATTTTTGATTTCAATACTGGTTATATCGGAACAGCCATTTTAGCCCTCATTTTCTGTGCTTTGGGTACCCTTATTCAATTTGGTTCAGGTGAAGAAGTGCAAAGCGCTTCAGCAGCTTACATTGCTCAATTTGTCAATATGTACGCTTCTGTTCTTGGCGAATGGTCTCGTTTCTTAATTACGCTTATTGCTTTCCTATGTATTTTCGGAACGGTTATCACAGTTATTGACGGGTATTCACGTGCGAATAACGAAGCGCTCCGTCTACTTCTTGACAAAAAGGAAGCTTCTCAAAAAACACTTTATGGTTGGATGACATTGACAGCAGTTATTGGATTGGTCATTGTTTATCTTTTTGCTGGTAATGTTGCAACAATGCTTCGTTTTGCAATGATTGCATCATTCATCACAACGCCATTCTTCGCTTATCTTAATTATTCATTAGTAAATAACAAAGAACATCAAGTTAAACCTTGGCTTAAAAGGTTATCAATCATTGGTCTTGTTTATCTATTTGGTTTCGCTTTATTCTTTATCATCGCATGGCTAACTGGTAACATCTAA